From Nocardia sp. NBC_00416:
TCGATGGCGAACCGCACGGAAGAAGCCAAGCGTAAACATGAAATCAACTCACCTTCTACTCGTTCCTGACATGCCGTGGTCCGAGGGAAATAACTAGCTGTGAACTGGACCTTTGCGATGAAGAAGAGGGCGATCCCGTTCCGGGTGCGGGAATAGCCTGCAACCGCTCACTTTCGGGACCACGCCGTGGACGGTGCCGTCTCCCAAGCCTCGGGTCGCGGGAGAACGCCGCCGAGTACCTCGGCGGTTCGATCCTGCGACGGTTTACCGGCCCGATCTGGGCCCGTGCGGTGGCCTGGCTGGTCGCTGCCGGATGACAGTCCGCAGTTCAGCGGTGGCCGGACGGGTTCGAGGTACCGAGACCCGGCGTGGCGGGAGGGCCCGAATGGCTAGGGACTCTTTGCTTCGGCGTCGATCCAGCAGCCGAGCATGCGCGCGGTCGTGTCGATCGCCTCGCGGCGGTCGTCGCTGCCGACCCCGACCGCGGACGCCCGCAGTACCGCGGCGAATCCGGTGTTGATGATGACGAAGGTCATAACGTCGTATCGGTGATCGTCGCCCGGACCGAGGATCTGGATCAGCGCCACCTTCACGAGCAGGCGCAGGCGCGGCTCGAATTCGGGAAGGCCGCTGCTGTAGAACTGGACGCCGCCGACCAGCGCGCGGACGAGGTCGGCGTTCTCGACGAGTTCCTCGCTGATGGTGTGCAGGATGTCGGCGAACAGTCGTTCGGTGTCCTTCTGCCGGAGCCCGGAGACCTGCTGGGTGATGCGACGCTCGATGTTCTCCAACAGTCGTCGTAGCAGTTCCTCGACCATGACCGAACGATCCGAGAAGTAGCGGTAGACAGTGCCGATACTCAAGCCCGCTTCGGCGGCGATCCGGTTGGTGGAGGTGTCGGCGATGCCGCGTTGGCCGAACAATCGTGCCGCCGTGTCGAGGATGTGTTCTCGGGTGGCCTTGGCGCGCTCTTGAGTCGGGCGCCGGCGATGGCCGACCGCTTTCGACGGCATCGGATACTCCTGCCTGCTGGTCGCCACCCGCGCGGCGCTCATGATATCGGTTCGGACCGCGGCACTTCCCGGTCACTTCATCCTGTTCCGCTGCCGGCGGCCCGCCCGAGATCGCGGCTGTTCGCCCGCCAGTGCGCCTCCGCGCGCCCGATATCGGTGGTCGGCGGCTCGTCGTAGAGCCATTCGCGGGCGATGCGGTGCCAGTTGTTGCCGGCCTCCAACTGTCCCAGCGCGGCGAAGGTGAACAGGTCGGCCCGCCGGGAGAACACGTGCTCGGCGGGCAGCAGCTGGCGGCGCATGCCCCGGAACCGGGTTGCTCGCGGATCTGCGGCCAGCACCAGTGCGCCGGTGGCGAGTTCGGGAGTGATCGTGACGTTTTCGTCCAGTAGGTGCCAGCCTGCCGCGGCCCACACGTATTCGAGGCACTCCTGGGCGCTCACGCCCGCGCCCGGATCGATGATCCCGCGCCCGGTCCAATTGTTGTGGAGATCTTGTGCTCGGTGCTCGCCGGCGGCGCGCAGACACCGGCGTTCGAAGTCGGCGTCAGCGGGGTCCATCCGGTGATAGAGCCCGAAGTCGACGAAACCCACTCTGCCGTCGGCCGCGAGCAGGATATTGCCGGGGTGTGGGTCGCCGCAGAACTCGTAGTCGGTGAACAACGAGTTGACGTAGAAGCGGCAGATCAGTTCCCCGACCCGGTCGCGCTCGTCCTGGGGCAGCGTCCGGATGTGCTCGAAGGAATGCCCCTCGACGTATCCGGTGACCAGAACGTGCGGTGTGCAGTGCGCTGCCACGGCGTCGGGGACCGTGATCAGCGGGTGTCCGCGGTATCGCACGGCGACGCTGTGCTGCGAACGGGCTTCGCGCAGATAGTCCAGTTCGCGCGTCAGGTTCTCGGATATCTCGTCGAGTACCGCGGCGTCCGCCGCGCTCGGCAGTGCCGATTTCCAGAGTTTGCTGAAGAAGCGCAGATTGCGAATATCCGCGTCGACGGCCTCGGCGACACCGGGATACTGCACTTTGACCGCGACCGCGCGTCCGTCCCGCAACACCGCTCGATACACCTGACCGATCGAGGCCGCCGCGACCGGTGTCTCGTCGAAGTCGTTGAAGACCCGTGCCATCGGTCCGAGGTCGTGCTCGAGCACCGCCCGCATCGCCGCGAACGGCACGACCGGCGCCCGGTCGCGCAGTTCGGCCAGTTTCGCCCGGAACAGCTCTCGATGCGATTCCGGGACGAGATCGGTGTCGAGCACCGACAGCATCTGCCCCAGCTTCATCGCCGCGCCTTTCATGCTGCCGAGGACCGCGACGAGTTGCTGTGCGGCCTGGAGCGTCGACCGCTCGGCGAGTACACGGCGGGCCTGTTCGGGTTGTCCGATCATCGCCAGCCGGGTCCCCACCCCACGTGCCGTCTGCCCGGCTGTCAGACGTCCCAGCATGCCGGCCCGCGCCAGGCGGCCCGACGGGATCGGATCGTCCATCCACTACCTCCTCGGCGAGATAGAACCAGTTACCGCGATTCACACACACTCTCTCATTCGGGGGGTCCGCGTCCGCCCGGAATCGGTTCGATTACCCGCGGCGGGTCGACGGAATTCCTCGGCTGTTCCGGCGGCGGTCGGCTCCGATTTTCCGGGTACGGCCACGAAAACCGGTCGACGCACGATCCCTTTCGGGCTCTTTCTGTGGGGGATCCCGAGTGGCGGAAACCTCGCGTAGTGACCTCCACGAACTATTCCGCGGCCCGCCGAATTGGTGGGTGACCGGCTCTAGCGTCATCGGTGTTTTCAGGTGTGGGGACGTATTCACCCAATTGCCCGGCGGACCGGGACACACCTGTTCGGAAAGGTGACTGATGAAGCGAACTACCCTCCGCGGGACCCTGCGCGCCGCCGTCGTGGCCGGTGCGGCGATTCTCGTAGTCGGGCTGCCCGGTGCCGGAGTCAACGCCGAGCCCGTTCCGGCTCCGACCGAGCAGCAGCTGGCGGATGTAATCGCCGACGGGCTGAAAGATCCGGCGGCGCGGCCGATAGCCGAAACCGGTAGCGCGGGTTCCGGTTCCGCGTGCAACTCGGGCAGTGGCGCGGGCTCGGGCAACGGCTCCGGCGACTGCTACGGGGGCTCCGGGTCCAGCTCGGGTCTGTCGGGCGGGTACTCCTCGGACACTGTGGGGTTCGGCCCGCCGTCCACTGCGTTCCTCGCGGCGTTCGGCCACAGTCTGCTGAATCCCGATGTGGCCCCGCCGGGCGCCAACGACTGGCACTGCACACCGAGCGCCGAACATCCTGAGCCGGTCGTGCTGATCCACGGCACGTGGGAGAACGCCTACGACAACTTCGCGTTCGTCTCCCAGCCCATCCACGACGCCGGTCATTGCGTCTTCACCTTCAATTACGGCAGGTCCAACCTCGTCCAAGGCGGTGGGCTCGGTTCGGTCCTGCCCGGTGCCAACGGCACCGGATACATCGAGGATTCGGCGAAGCAGATCGCGGTCTTCGTGGACCGGGTGCTGGCGGCTACGGGCGCGCAGAAGGTGAACATCGTCGCCCACTCCCAGGGCGGCCCGGTATCGCGGCAGTACCTGAAATTCGAGGGCGGCGCGCCGAAGGTGCGCCACCTGATGACCTTCGGCGCCACGAATCACGGCACCACACTGGTCGGCATCGGTGCGCTGGGGCGCGCGATCAACAATTTCGGCATCGACGTGCTCGGTCTGGTCGAGATCTTCGTGGGCCACTCCGGCATCCAGCAGACCGTCGGCTCGAACTTCGTGAACAACCTCAACGCCGGTGGCGACACGGTGCCGGGAGTCGACTACACGGTCGTCGGCAGCCGCTACGACGAGATCACCACCCCGTACGATTCGACCTTCCTGACACCCGGGCCGGGGGCGACGGTCCGCAATGTCACGATCCAGGACGGATGCGAGCAGGACCTGTCCGATCACCTGACGATGTTGTACTCCCCGCGGGTGCTGTCGATAATCCTGAACACCCTGGATCCCGCTCAGCCGCTGCAGTGCGCCTTCAATCCTTGGCTGATCGGCGGAGGCGGCAAGCTCTGATCGGCTCCCGCGCACGTCCGCGGTGCTGGGAGACCTCGCGCCGCCGGCCCGAAGTGCTGTTTCCGGCGTAGCCGGATGATCTTGCTGGCCACTTCGGGTCGGGTGGCGTCGGCGCGGCGGCCGGATTGCCGGGCGAGCGCTCCCACTCCGGATGCCGGTGATCCGCGTACCGGATAGTCTCCTTTTCGCGGCGCCGGTGCCGCGGATCGAGGGTGTTGTGATGGGTGAGAAGAATCGGCAATGGGTCCTGGTCCGGCGGCCGGCCGGCAACGAGTACGCGAACGCGGTCGAATTGCGCGACGGCGAGACACCGGATCTCGCCGCCGGCGATGTGCTGATCCGCAATATCTACTTCTCGCTCGACGCGGGAACCCGGATGTGGATGGGGCCGCGGGAGGATTCCTATTCACCCCCGACGCCGTTGGGTTCGCCGGTCATCAGCACGGTGCTGGGTTCGGTGGTGGCCTCCCGGCATCCCGACTATCGGGCCGGCGATCTGGTGCGGGCCTACGGTCAGTGGGCGGATTTCTCGATCTCCCGGCCGGACGAGGTGTACGTGGAACGGGTGAGCCGTGCGCTCGACGACCCGCGCCAGCACCTGGGTGTTTTCGGAGCCAACGGTTGGACCGCCTACCTGGGTGTCCTGGAATACGGGGAGGCGCGCCCGGGGGAGACGTTCGTCGTCTCGGCGGCGTCGGGGGTGACCGGTGCGCTGGCGGGGCAGATCGCGGCGGCGCACGGGTGCCGGGTCGTCGGGATCACCGGTTCGCCGGAGAAATGCGCCTGGCTCACCGACGAACTCGGGTTCGACGCCGCGATAGACCGTAATGCCGGTGAGCTCGGCGCCGCGTTGCGTGAGGCTTGTCCGCAGGGGGTCGACGTCTACTTCGACAATGTGGGCGGCGCGGTCCTCGACGAAGTGCTGGGCGAAATGGCGCTGTTCGGCCGGGTCGCGGTCTGCGGGCTGCTGACCCACTACGACCGCGACGAGTCCGGGCCCGGACCGGGACGTTTCGACCAGATCCTGATGAAGCGGCTGACCATGCGCGGCTTCTTCTCGCCGGACTTCTATCACCGCGGCCCGGACCTGAATCGCCGGATGCTGCCCTGGTACGACGAGGGCAAGGTCCGCATGGCCTTCGAGGTGACCTCCGGACTGGAGCACACCCTCGACGCCTACGCCCGCCTGTTCACGGGGGAGAAGGTGGGCAAGGCCCTGGTGCAGGTCGGCGAACTCGATTCCTGAGCGCGTACGGGCCGCGGCCGCGGTGGTCGCGGCCCACCGGCTCAGTCCAGGAACATATCGGGGATCGGGTTCGCGCCGCCGCCGTATTCCGAGAGATCGGTGCGGCCGGATTCGATGAGCGTCGGGGCGTCGATATAGCACGTCCCGGTGTGGTACTTCGCCTCGCGCGAGAGGATTTCCGCGGCGGCGTCCCCCATGATCTGCGGGCTGCGCGAAGATTCCAGCATTGCGGTCCCGTCCGGCAGGTTCGCCACGGCCGAGGTCGCGATGTAGGTCTGCGGCCACAGGCAGTTCGCGGCGATGCCGGCGTCGGCGAATTCGGCGGCCCACCCGAGGGTCAGCAGGGTCATCCCGTATTTCGACAGCGTGTAGGAGGGGTGTGCGCCGAGCCAGCGGGGGCTGGTGTTCAGCGGGGGCGCGATGGTCAGCACATGCGGGTTCGGCGCCTTCCGTAGGTGCGGCAGGCAGGCCCGGGTCAGCAGGAAGGTGCCGCGCAGGTTGATCTGCTGCATCAGGTCGAATTTCTTCGCCGACAGCTGCTCGGTGGGATCGGTGGCGATGGCGCTCGCGTTGTTCACGCAGTAGTCGATATGCCCGAACCGCTCGATCGCGGTATCGACGAGGCGTTGGACGTCCTCCTCCACCCGGACGTCGCCGACCACGGCGGCGGCTTTGCCGCCGGCCGCCTCGATCTCCGCGACGGCGGTGTGGACGGTGCCGGGGAGCTTCGGATGCGGTTGTGCCGTCTTGGCCAGCAATACGACGTTCGCGCCGCGGCGGGCGGCGGCGAGCGCGACGGCCAGTCCGATCCCGCGGCTGGCTCCGGATACCACGAGGGTCCGGTCGGTGAAGATCTGCTGTTCGGTCGGCATGGCACTCCTGGTCGATTATGCGTTCGCATGAAGCGGTATTGGCATTCTCATTTTATGCAAGTATCGTATTCAACGATGAACGACGCAGTCCATACCTCCTCGGGTATCCCCCTCGATCCGGTCTACGGGCCCGACGACCGGCGTACCGAACCACCCGCGCCCGGCGCGTTTCCGTTCACCCGGGGCAACTACGCCACCGGATACCGGGGACGGCTGTGGACCTTCCGGCAGTATTCGGGCTTCGGCACGGCCGAAGAGTCCAACCGGCGCTACCGCTACCTACTGGAACAGGGCGGCACCGGCCTGTCGGTGGCGCTGGACCTGCCCACCCAGTGCGGATACGACTCCGACGATCCCGAAGTAGGGGAGGAAGTCGGGCGGGTCGGCGTCGCGGTCGACACCCTGGCCGACGCCGAGATCCTGTTCGACGGAATCCCGCTGGACAAGATCAGCACCAGCTTCACCATCAACGGGACGGCGGCGATCCTGCTCGCCTTCTACGTCGCGGCGGCGGAGAAGAAGGGCGTGCCCCGGGAGAAGCTCACCGGCACCATCCAGAACGACATCCTCAAGGAATACGCCTCACGCGGCACCTGGATCTGGCCGCCGCAGCCCTCGCTGCGGCTGATCGCCGACACCATCGAATTCTGCGCCGCGCAAGTTCCGCGCTTCAACGCCATCTCGGTGGCCGGGGCGCATTTCCGCGACGCCGGCGCGACCGCAGTCCAGGAGATGGCGTTCACTCTCGCCGACGGGGTCACCTACTGCGATACGGTCGTCGAACGCGGCCGGATGAGTATCGAGCAGTTCGCACCGCAGATCTCGTTCTTCTTCTACACCCACGGAGATTTCTTCGAGGAGATCGCCAAATACCGGGCCGGGCGGCGGCGCTGGGCGACCATCGTGCGCGAACGTTACGGCGCGACCACCGACAAAGCCTCGATGTTCCGCTTCGGCTGTGTGGCCGGCGGCGCCTCGCTCTACGCCCCGCAGGCGCAGAACAACCTGGTGCGGGTGGCCTACGAGGCGATGGCCGCGGTACTCGGCGGCGTGCAGTCGATGTTCACCGCGGCCTGGGACGAACCCTTCGCGCTGCCGAGTGAGGAATCGGCGACCATGGCGCTGCGCACCCAGCAGATCCTGGCCTACGAGACCGGCGTCACCCGGGTGGCCGATCCGCTGGGCGGCTCCTATTTCGTGGAAGCCCTCACGGACAAGACCGAAGAGGCCATCAAGGAGATCATGGCCGACCTGGAGAACCGGGGCGGCATGGTCCGGGCGATCGAGGACGGATACCTGCAGGGGCTGATCGCCGACGAGGCGTACACCCTGCACCAGGACATCGAATCCGGCGTCAAACCGGTGGTCGGCGTGAACCGGTTCGTCTCCGACGAACCCGCCCCCGAGATCGCCACCTACGAAATGGATTCCGAAGGTCGCGAGACCCAGTTGAAACGCCTGGCCAAGGTGAAGGCGGAACGGGACTCCGCGGACGTGCGCGACACCTTGGCCGCGCTGTCGCGCGGCGCCGAAGGAGACGACAACCTCATGCATCGCTTGATCGACTGCGCGAACGCCTACTGCACGGTGGGCGAGATGACCGCCGCCCTCAAAGCGGTCTGGGGCGAATTCCAGCAGCCGGTGGTGTTCTGATGACCGCGCGCGTACTGGTCGCCAAACCGGGCCTCGACGGCCACGATCGTGGCGCGAAGATCGTCGCCCGCACCCTGCGCGACGCCGGGTTCGAAGTCGTCTACACCGGTATCCGGCAGCGGATCGAGGACATCGTGTCCATCGCCGTCCAGGAAGACGTCGCGGTGGTCGGGCTGAGCATTCTGTCCGGCGCCCATGTCGCCCTGACGAAACGGGTCGTCGACGCGCTGCGCGAAGCCGACGCGGCCGATATCGCGGTCGTGGTCGGCGGCACCATCCCGCAAGGCGATATCGAGAAACTGCGGGCCGTCGGCGCGGCCGCGGTCTTCCCGACCGGCACCGCGCTCGACGTGCTGGTCACCGAGATGCGGGCGCTCACCGGAACATCGGCGCCGTCCTGACTCCCGGACGCCCGGCGTCCGGGCCGGGAGCCGCCGCCAGGACGGTGGGCGGCGGCTCCACCCGAAACATGAGAGTGGAGGAATCGTGCGGATCGGTGTGATGATCGGGCCCGAGCGTGGCGATACCGCGCGCAAGGCCGCCCGGATGGTCGACGACATCAAATGGGCCGAGGCGGCCGGGATGGACACTGCCTGGATTCCGCAGATCCCCACGGATTTCGACGCGCTGGTCACTGTCGCGCTGCTGGGATCGGTGACCGAACGGATCGAACTCGGAACCGCGGTGGTCCCGTTGCAGGCACAGCATCCGATCGCACTGGCCCGGCAGGCCCTGTCGGCGCACGCGGTGGCCGGGGGACGGCTCGCGCTGGGGGTCGGGCCGTCGCATCACTGGATCGTGGAAGACATGCTCGGGCTGCCGTACGAGAAGCCCGCCGCGTACAGCCGCGACTACCTCGAGGTGCTCGGGCCCGCGTTGAACGGTCCCGGCACGATCCAGGTGTCGAACGGGAGCTTCACGGTGCACAACCCGCTCGATGTCGGCCCGGTGGCGCCCTTGCCGGTGCTGATCGCGGCCTTGGGACCGGTCATGCTGCGGATCGCGGGTGAACACACCGACGGCACGATCCTGTGGATGGCCGACGAACGCGCCATCGCCGACCATGTGGTCCCCCGGATCACCAAGGCCGCCGCCGACGCCGGGCGCGCCGCGCCGCGCATCGTGGCGGGTCTGCCCATCTGCCTGTGCGCCGCCGCCGACATCGACACCGCCCGGGAGCGGGCCAACCGGATCCTCGGCGAGGCCGAGGTCTCGCCCAACTATCAGCGGCTGCTGGAAAAGGGCGAGGCCCGCGATATCGGGGATATCTGCATCGCCGGTGACGAGGAGGCGATCGCCGCCGGTCTGCGCCGATACGCCGAGGCCGGGGCGACCGACCTGTCGGTGCGTCTGCTGCCGATCGGCGACAATCGTGACGAACTGGTCGCCTCCAAGCGCCGGACCCGCGAGATGATCGCGGAGATCGCGAAGGACCTGCGATGATGCGATACCTCCGGCTTCGCTCCGGTCTCCGCGGACCGTATGAGCCCGCTTCGAAGGAGCTGCCATGATGCGATACCTCCGGCTTCGCTCCGGTCTCCGCGGGCCGCATGAACCCGCCCCGAAGGAGCTGCCATGATGCGATACCTCCGGCTTCGCTCCGGCCTCCGCGGGCCGTATGAGCCCGCCACGCAGGAGCTGCCGTGAATGCGGGGCCGTTGGCCGGTATCCGGGTGTTGGAGGTCGGCACCATGCTGGCCGGTCCCTATGCCACCATGATGCTCGCCGACCTCGGCGCCGAGGTCGTGAAACTGGAACCGCCCGGCGGGGATATCTCGCGCAAGGTCGGCGATTACTATTTCGCCAGTCTCAACCGCGGTAAACGCAGCGTCTGCCTGGACCTGACCTCCGACACGGGACAGCGCAGGCTCGGCGAGCTGGCCGCGGATTCGCATGCGCTGCTGGTGAATCTGAAGCCGTCGGTCATCCGCAAGCTCGGACTCACCTACGAGGCGTTGCGCCGGCACAACGACCGTCTCGTCTGCGTCGCCCTCACCGGCTTCGGGCTCGACAACGGCGACGACCCGGCGTTCGACTACGTGGTGCAGGCATCCACCGGAGTCGCCGCCCTTACCGGCGACCCGGCCGGACCGCCCACGTTGCCCGGCTATTCGTCCGCCGACAATTCCACCGGCCTCACCGCCGCGCTGGGTCTGCTCGCCCAGATCGTGTCCGGGAAGGGTGGTCAGATCGACGTCTCGCTGCGTGACGTGATGCTGTCCCAGCTGAATTATCACGCGGCCGCGTATCTCGACAACGGTGTCGAACCGCAGCGCCGGCCCCACGGCGCGCACTCGTATTACGTTCCTGCACAACTATTTCCGACGGCTCAGGGATATCTGGCCCTGTTCATCACCCACGACGGCTTCTGGAAGCTCTTCGCGGGTGAGGCGGGACTGGCCGGATTCGAGACGATGGCCGAGCGGGTGAGCAGTCGCGAGGCCGTCCTGGGTCTGGTGACGGCCGCCCTTGCCACCGATACCGCGCAGTCCTGGGAGGCGCGCTTGCGGCCCCTCGGTGTTCCGGCGGCGGCGGTGCGCACCCTGTCGCAGGCCCTCGACGCGACCCCCGAGATGGTCGTCCGCGCCGGCGAGCACCGGCTCGTCGGCTCCCCGGTCCGGGTGGTGGGCTGGACCCCCGCTTACCGGCCGCCGCCGAAGCTCGGCGAACACGACGGCACGGCCGCGTAGCGCCGGAAAAAGGAGACGCCGCCAGGTGGTACCTGGCGGCGTCGAGTCTTCCGGCGTCGGGAGCCGGAAAGTCGACGTCCCACAAGCGCCTCTCGGCGGGTGGTCGCTCGTAGCGACTGATGGGGTGAGGCCCGGGGCTGTCCGGACGTCGACAGTCGATTCAACCGACGAGGTCCGCGCCCTATTCCACCCGCCGGATGTGACCTGCACGGCATCGCACGGCCTGTTGGGCGTTGGACGCCGTGGCTCCGTGCCATCCGAAACCGAGTTCGCCGTCGGCGGGGCGGCCGAACGAAACCTTCGACATACTGTTCGGCTGGTATCAGCCGGCCGAGATGCTGCCGATCGGACTGCCGTTTCCGGCGCCACCGGTGCTGTCGGCGGCGCAGTCGGCGCCGGCCGGAGCCGTATCCACCACCTCGACCGCTTGCGGGCCGATGACAATGGCGGCGCCGCCGCTCTGGTTGCCGCGCATCCAGAGCCTGTGCGTGCCGCTGGTCGTCGGAGTCCAGTCGGCGGTGGCGTCCTGGCCCGGCTGCAGCGGCTGTTCACTGCCTATCCGGGTGGCCTCTGTCGGACTCGCGCCGTCCAGGAAGTAGTAGGACGAAGTGCCCGATTGGATCTTCTTCGCCGGGACTGTGAGCGTGTACGTGTTGTCGACGCAGTGCACAGTCCCCGACACGATCAGGAAAGGGTCGTCGGCTGCCGCCGCCGATGTCGTCGACGCCGCTATCACCGCAACCGCCGCCGCGCAGAGACTCACCCGGGCCACCTGAAACTTCTTCACGCCTGCTCCCCAACTCTTCTATGAGTAATCAGTAATCGCGTTGTCGCACTGCGATATCGGGACTCTCGGTCACACCGTTACTCGTATCGAACGGGAGGTCGCAACGGGCAGCGCCGACAGGGGGTCCGGACCGCCGCCCGAGGCCGCGCCGATACCGGCTGCGGGCCGGCAGTGCGAGCGAGTCGTGTCGCGACGCTGCGGTCGTCGGCGGAGGACTGCCGGCGCGATGCCGCGTGATGCCCGTGACCTGGGTCAGCCCCCACAGCGCCAGCGCGGAGAGCGCGTACGCCGCGCCGATCCGGCAGCAACCCGCCCATCCCCAGGTGCTGTATGTCCAGGTGGTCGTGAGCGCGCCCAGCGCGGATCCCAGCGAATAGAAGGCCATGTAGGCGCCGATGACGCTGCTGGTGCGGTCCGGGTGGGCCGCGGTCAGCAGGTGCTGGCTGCTGACGTGTACGGCTTGGACGGCGAAGTCGAGCAGGACGATGCCGGCGATGAGCGGCCACAGGGTCGTTTCGGTTCGGTCGATGAGCAGCCAGGATGCGCTGAGCAGAACCAGCGAGAATCCGGTGATGGCCTGTGCGTGACCGGAGTCCGCCCATCGTCCCGCGCGGGCGGCGCCGAGCGCTCCGGCCAGCCCGGCCGCGCCGAACAGGCCGATCTGTGTGGTGCCGAAGTTCCAGGGCTCGGCGCCGAGAGGGAGGGCGAGGCCGCTCCAGAGAGTTCCGAAGGACGCGAAGAGGAAGAAGGTGATCAGGCCCCGGGTCAGGAACAGGCGATCCGTGCGGACGAGGCGCCCCATGGATGTCAGCACCTGCCCGTACCGCGTACCGGGAGTCCTGCGGTCCGGGGCGAGTGTGACGCGGACGGCGCCGGCCAGGGCCACGCACAGCACGGCGAGCAGCGCGTAGACGGCACGCCACCCGACCGTGTCGCCGAGCGCTCCGGCGAGGACGCGGACGCCGAGGATGCCGATCACCACTCCGGAGGTGACCGCGCCGATATTGCGGCCCCGCTCGCCCGGCGCGGATGCGGCGGCGACGTAGGCGACGGTCACCTGAACCACGACCGCGAACAAGCCCGCGGCTGCCAGCCCCACCACCGCGACGGTGCTGTTCGGGGCGGCGGCCGCTACCGCGGCCCCGCCCGCGGTGAGGACCAGATGCACGGTGATGAGCCGGCGACGGTCCATGACGTCGCCGAGCGGGACCAGTAGGACCAGACCGGCGAAGTAGC
This genomic window contains:
- a CDS encoding TetR/AcrR family transcriptional regulator, whose product is MPSKAVGHRRRPTQERAKATREHILDTAARLFGQRGIADTSTNRIAAEAGLSIGTVYRYFSDRSVMVEELLRRLLENIERRITQQVSGLRQKDTERLFADILHTISEELVENADLVRALVGGVQFYSSGLPEFEPRLRLLVKVALIQILGPGDDHRYDVMTFVIINTGFAAVLRASAVGVGSDDRREAIDTTARMLGCWIDAEAKSP
- a CDS encoding esterase/lipase family protein gives rise to the protein MKRTTLRGTLRAAVVAGAAILVVGLPGAGVNAEPVPAPTEQQLADVIADGLKDPAARPIAETGSAGSGSACNSGSGAGSGNGSGDCYGGSGSSSGLSGGYSSDTVGFGPPSTAFLAAFGHSLLNPDVAPPGANDWHCTPSAEHPEPVVLIHGTWENAYDNFAFVSQPIHDAGHCVFTFNYGRSNLVQGGGLGSVLPGANGTGYIEDSAKQIAVFVDRVLAATGAQKVNIVAHSQGGPVSRQYLKFEGGAPKVRHLMTFGATNHGTTLVGIGALGRAINNFGIDVLGLVEIFVGHSGIQQTVGSNFVNNLNAGGDTVPGVDYTVVGSRYDEITTPYDSTFLTPGPGATVRNVTIQDGCEQDLSDHLTMLYSPRVLSIILNTLDPAQPLQCAFNPWLIGGGGKL
- a CDS encoding methylmalonyl-CoA mutase family protein — translated: MNDAVHTSSGIPLDPVYGPDDRRTEPPAPGAFPFTRGNYATGYRGRLWTFRQYSGFGTAEESNRRYRYLLEQGGTGLSVALDLPTQCGYDSDDPEVGEEVGRVGVAVDTLADAEILFDGIPLDKISTSFTINGTAAILLAFYVAAAEKKGVPREKLTGTIQNDILKEYASRGTWIWPPQPSLRLIADTIEFCAAQVPRFNAISVAGAHFRDAGATAVQEMAFTLADGVTYCDTVVERGRMSIEQFAPQISFFFYTHGDFFEEIAKYRAGRRRWATIVRERYGATTDKASMFRFGCVAGGASLYAPQAQNNLVRVAYEAMAAVLGGVQSMFTAAWDEPFALPSEESATMALRTQQILAYETGVTRVADPLGGSYFVEALTDKTEEAIKEIMADLENRGGMVRAIEDGYLQGLIADEAYTLHQDIESGVKPVVGVNRFVSDEPAPEIATYEMDSEGRETQLKRLAKVKAERDSADVRDTLAALSRGAEGDDNLMHRLIDCANAYCTVGEMTAALKAVWGEFQQPVVF
- a CDS encoding cobalamin B12-binding domain-containing protein, which gives rise to MTARVLVAKPGLDGHDRGAKIVARTLRDAGFEVVYTGIRQRIEDIVSIAVQEDVAVVGLSILSGAHVALTKRVVDALREADAADIAVVVGGTIPQGDIEKLRAVGAAAVFPTGTALDVLVTEMRALTGTSAPS
- a CDS encoding NADP-dependent oxidoreductase, with product MGEKNRQWVLVRRPAGNEYANAVELRDGETPDLAAGDVLIRNIYFSLDAGTRMWMGPREDSYSPPTPLGSPVISTVLGSVVASRHPDYRAGDLVRAYGQWADFSISRPDEVYVERVSRALDDPRQHLGVFGANGWTAYLGVLEYGEARPGETFVVSAASGVTGALAGQIAAAHGCRVVGITGSPEKCAWLTDELGFDAAIDRNAGELGAALREACPQGVDVYFDNVGGAVLDEVLGEMALFGRVAVCGLLTHYDRDESGPGPGRFDQILMKRLTMRGFFSPDFYHRGPDLNRRMLPWYDEGKVRMAFEVTSGLEHTLDAYARLFTGEKVGKALVQVGELDS
- a CDS encoding TIGR03564 family F420-dependent LLM class oxidoreductase, producing the protein MRIGVMIGPERGDTARKAARMVDDIKWAEAAGMDTAWIPQIPTDFDALVTVALLGSVTERIELGTAVVPLQAQHPIALARQALSAHAVAGGRLALGVGPSHHWIVEDMLGLPYEKPAAYSRDYLEVLGPALNGPGTIQVSNGSFTVHNPLDVGPVAPLPVLIAALGPVMLRIAGEHTDGTILWMADERAIADHVVPRITKAAADAGRAAPRIVAGLPICLCAAADIDTARERANRILGEAEVSPNYQRLLEKGEARDIGDICIAGDEEAIAAGLRRYAEAGATDLSVRLLPIGDNRDELVASKRRTREMIAEIAKDLR
- a CDS encoding ABC1 kinase family protein — translated: MDDPIPSGRLARAGMLGRLTAGQTARGVGTRLAMIGQPEQARRVLAERSTLQAAQQLVAVLGSMKGAAMKLGQMLSVLDTDLVPESHRELFRAKLAELRDRAPVVPFAAMRAVLEHDLGPMARVFNDFDETPVAAASIGQVYRAVLRDGRAVAVKVQYPGVAEAVDADIRNLRFFSKLWKSALPSAADAAVLDEISENLTRELDYLREARSQHSVAVRYRGHPLITVPDAVAAHCTPHVLVTGYVEGHSFEHIRTLPQDERDRVGELICRFYVNSLFTDYEFCGDPHPGNILLAADGRVGFVDFGLYHRMDPADADFERRCLRAAGEHRAQDLHNNWTGRGIIDPGAGVSAQECLEYVWAAAGWHLLDENVTITPELATGALVLAADPRATRFRGMRRQLLPAEHVFSRRADLFTFAALGQLEAGNNWHRIAREWLYDEPPTTDIGRAEAHWRANSRDLGRAAGSGTG
- a CDS encoding SDR family oxidoreductase → MPTEQQIFTDRTLVVSGASRGIGLAVALAAARRGANVVLLAKTAQPHPKLPGTVHTAVAEIEAAGGKAAAVVGDVRVEEDVQRLVDTAIERFGHIDYCVNNASAIATDPTEQLSAKKFDLMQQINLRGTFLLTRACLPHLRKAPNPHVLTIAPPLNTSPRWLGAHPSYTLSKYGMTLLTLGWAAEFADAGIAANCLWPQTYIATSAVANLPDGTAMLESSRSPQIMGDAAAEILSREAKYHTGTCYIDAPTLIESGRTDLSEYGGGANPIPDMFLD